The Osmia bicornis bicornis chromosome 9, iOsmBic2.1, whole genome shotgun sequence genome has a segment encoding these proteins:
- the LOC114879029 gene encoding DNA mismatch repair protein Mlh1 gives MTTPGKIKKLDEVVVNRIAAGEVVQRPANALKELIENSLDAKATNIQIIVKEGGLKLLQIQDNGTGIRKEDMEIVCERFTTSKLQTFEDLQSISTFGFRGEALSSISHIALLTITTKTADEKCAYKASYIDSKIKAPPKPCAGNQGTTIMIENLFYNVATRRKALSNPVEEFNKITDVVTKYAVHNPNVGFVLKKHGEITPQVRTPHNSTKMNNVRILYGNSVFRELLEVELTDKAHKFKLHALITNPNCTNKKMMLLLFINNRLVESSSIRKMLEELYTFYLPKKTHPWCYISLEIEPQNVDVNVHPTKHEVKFLHENAIIEKIKQSLDERLSGNSASRTFYVQARLPKADITKEVLKEVLPEYEQENNDKTKKIRPQEMIRTDSSDQKLDKFNFTIHTAMKHARNVDIIPSDNRTSNVAQNESIPNDYMLDKETDNIQCLTSNAGDIKQKNISTPIEVKETEKSTPWSHIINDTSPSASSELIVPTTSNVASTTKNDNKQDEYRLDNIDEIFEITNDSFNENIINDSMKNKNDSIKEKCIDVIADKARKQVYKCFGNKNTVSEKEETITRKEETKVDKTDENKFDEIKSTDAQSSNETDNKKDDVESKREFKSYSINNFRREVKLTSVLKLRKEIENECHEGLKEILAGLSFVGCIDESSALIQSGVNLYLCDTKKLAEELFYEIMLYDFANYGVIKFSEAIPLYELAILGLNTEEAGWTEDDGPKEELATSVKELLLEKVDMLKEYFSIVIDKQGNLKSLPVLLEKYFPNEAGLPLYILRLATEVEWSAEQPCFRTVCRETAKYYSQMNPVHNSHDWKYITEHVLYSAIKESLLPPKHFAHDSTILQIANLPDLYKVFERC, from the exons ATGACAACACCaggaaaaattaagaaattagaTGAAGTCGTAGTAAATAGAATTGCAGCTGGTGAAGTGGTACAAAGACCAGCAAATGcattaaaagaattaattgaaaacaG TCTTGACGCAAAAGCTACTAATATTCAAATTATCGTTAAAGAAGGCGGATTAAAACTATTACAG ATTCAAGACAATGGCACTGGTATTAGAAAAGAAGATATGGAAATCGTTTGTGAACGATTTACAACAAGTAAATTACAAACATTTGAGGATCTTCAATCAATATCAACTTTTGGATTTCGTGGAGAGGCTTTGTCAAGCATTAGTCACATAGCTCTTTTAACAATCACAACAAAAACTGCAGATGAAAAATGTGCCTATAA GGCATCATATATTGATAGTAAAATTAAAGCACCACCTAAACCATGTGCTGGAAATCAAGGTACCACAATAATGATTGAAAACTTGTTTTATAATGTTGCAACACGAAGAAAGGCATTATCAAATCCAGTTGAGGAATTCAACAAAATCACAGATGTTGTTACAAAATATGCGGTACATAATCCTAATGTAGGATTTGTATTGAAAAAGCATGGTGAAATAACACCTCAG GTTCGTACACCACATAATTCAACTAAAATGAACAATGTAAGAATATTGTATGGTAACTCTGTCTTTCGTGAATTATTAGAAGTGGAACTTACAGATAAAGCCCATAAATTCAAACTGCATGCTTTAATAACAAACCCAAATTGTACCAATAAAAAGATGATGCTTCTGCTGTTCATCAATAATAGATTAGTAGAATCTTCTT CAATCCGTAAAATGTTAGAAGAGCTTTATACTTTCTATCTTCCAAAAAAGACTCATCCATGGTGTTACATATCTTTAGAAATTGAACCACAGAATGTTGATGTCAATGTACATCCAACAAAACATGAAGTTAAATTTCTTCATGAAAATgctattattgaaaaaataaaacaaagttTAGATGAAAGACTTTCTGGAAACAGTGCCTCCAGAACGTTTTATGTGCAAGCGCGGTTACCGAAGGCAGATATTACTAAAGAAGTTTTAAAAGAAGTTTTGCCGGAATATGagcaagaaaataatgataaaacaaaaaaaattcgCCCTCAAGAAATGATCAGAACTGATTCATCTGATCAGAAATTagacaaatttaattttactattCATACGGCGATGAAACATGCTAGGAATGTTGATATTATTCCGTCTGATAATCGTACAAGTAACGTCGCGCAAAATGAATCAATTCCAAATGATTATATGTTAGATAAAGAAACAGATAATATACAATGcttaacatcaaatgcaggTGATATAAAGCAGAAAAATATATCAACCCCAATTGAAGTGAAAGAGACAGAAAAATCTACACCATGGAGTCATATAATTAATGATACAAGTCCATCTGCATCGTCAGAGTTAATAGTACCTACTACTTCTAACGTAGCTTCTACAACTAAAAATGACAATAAACAAGACGAGTACAGATTAGATAATATAGacgaaatttttgaaattacaaatgaCAGTTTTaacgaaaatataataaatgattctatgaaaaataaaaatgattctataaaagaaaaatgcatTGATGTAATCGCGGACAAAGCGCGTAAACAAGTGTACAAATGCTTCGGAAATAAAAATACCGTATCAGAGAAGGAAGAAACTATTACGCGTAAAGAAGAAACAAAGGTTGACAAAACTGacgaaaataaatttgatgaaataaaaagcaCAGATGCACAATCTTCAAATGAGactgataataaaaaagatgATGTTGAGAGTAAACGTGAGTTTAAGTCGTATTCTATAAACAATTTTAGGAGAGAAGTAAAGTTAACAAGTGTATTAAAATTACgcaaagaaatagaaaatgaatgTCATGAAGGGCTGAAGGAAATTTTAGCAGGCTTAAGTTTTGTTGGTTGTATAGATGAGTCGTCTGCTCTCATTCAAAGTGGAGTTAATTTATATCTCTGCGACACGAAAAAATTAGC GGAGGAGcttttttatgaaattatgCTTTATGATTTTGCGAATTATGGAGTCATAAAATTTTCA GAAGCAATTCCTTTATACGAATTAGCAATATTAGGATTAAATACAGAAGAAGCTGGGTGGACAGAGGATGATGGACCAAAAGAAGAACTAGCTACAAGTGTTAAGGAATTGTTATTGGAAAAGGTGGATATGTTAAAGGAGTATTTCTCTATTGTTATAGACAAGCAGGGAAACTTAAAATCTTTGCCAGTATTACTAG aaaaatattttccaaacGAAGCTGGTCTTCCGCTTTATATATTGCGTCTAGCTACTGAGGTAGAATGGTCGGCAGAACAACCATGTTTTCGAACGGTTTGCAGAGAAACGGCAAAATATTACAGTCAAATGAATCCTGTACATAATTCTCACGACTGGAAGTATATTACAGAACATGTTTTATATTCTGCAATTAAAGAGAGTTTACTTCCTCCTAAACATTTTGCACATGATTCGACAATACTACAGATAGCCAATTTGCCCGATTTGTACAAAGTTTTTGAGAGATGTTAG
- the LOC123988098 gene encoding grpE protein homolog, mitochondrial encodes MASFVVPAAVRFTRVTVDSLHNLNKNILFRLSQPSYISWQKQEYSTITEQKKPETGESQSPVAEGTENEKKLKADLELLNKELTDLRNYKEQLEDKYKRALADGENLRLRLTKQIEDAKLFGIQGFCKDLLDVADILGKATESVPKDELTEKNPHLKTLYEGLRMTEAQLHKVFKKHGLVSLNPLNEKFDPNQHEALFQQEVEGKEPGTVVVVSKLGYKLHERVVRPALVGVAKG; translated from the exons ATGGCATCGTTTGTGGTACCGGCTGCAGTAAGATTTACTCGTGTCACGGTTGATAGTTTACAcaatctaaataaaaatattttatttag gTTATCTCAGCCATCCTATATTTCTTGGCAGAAACAAGAATATAGCACAATAACAGAACAGAAGAAACCTGAAACTGGAGAATCACAGTCTCCAGTAGCAGAAGGtacagaaaatgaaaagaaattaaaagcaGATCTTGAACTTCTCAATAAGGAATTAACAGACCTTAGAAATTACAAAGAACAACTAGAAGACAAATACAAAAGGGCACTAGCAGATGGAGAGAACCTTAGATTGAGATTAACAAAACAAATTGAAGATGCAAAACTATTTGGTATTCAAGGTTTTTGTAAAGATCTCTTAGATGTAGCAGATATTTTGGGTAAAGCTACAGAAAGTGTACCAAAGGATGAACTTACAGAAAAGAATCCACATTTAAAGACTTTATATGAAGGATTAAGAATGACTGAAGCACAACTACACAAA GTGTTTAAGAAACATGGTTTAGTTTCATTAAATcctttgaatgaaaaatttgatccTAATCAACATGAGGCACTATTTCAACAG GAAGTAGAAGGTAAAGAACCAGGAACAGTTGTAGTAGTATCAAAATTGGGATACAAACTACACGAACGAGTAGTAAGACCAGCACTAGTGGGTGTTGCTAAGGGATAA